Genomic window (Rosa chinensis cultivar Old Blush chromosome 6, RchiOBHm-V2, whole genome shotgun sequence):
ACCCTAAGGTAGGGTTTCAACTTTACATTAATATCTtttatgtttctgtttgttccTTTTAAGGTATATGCAACCTCTGTTTTCTCAATTGCGTAACACTTGTTAAAACACATCTAAACAATTGCTCAACTCTCAACAGTCAACTTTTTAAACAAATTCGCCACTATTTTGAATAATTGGGCGTCAATAAATTAAATTCAATATCTTTCCCTATGCATCAATAAAACAAATCCAATATTTTTGACTACTTGCTAACAATTACAACAAGAAAAATGAAGTACTGAAAATAAATCTTGAAATCCCCAATTCATAACCTAAATTTTAATCCTAATGTCtcaaaaaaatttgtattagaacAAAATTTAAACTCTAATACCTGGGGATTGCTAAATCAATAAGGTTATTGGGTGCTTTGGTGCTCCTTGTGGAGTTGCAGAGTTCATGACAATAAAGAGAAGAGAGCGATTAAGGTTTAGAGCAGTCACTTTCTAAGCCAATAGTTCACTACAGAGAGATGGAAAAAAATGAACGCTATTTGTTAACTTTTTGTTTGATGATGTATATATAACTTTATTTTTTAAGAGTGCTGCtaataatacatatatatatatatatatatatattattattttttaatcaaaaagTTGGGGTGGGCTACAGCACACCTTACACACCCCTAGTTCCGTGCTTGACATCGAGACTGCTGGGTGGTTTCAGGTCTAGGGTTGCAGTGGGCTTGGTCTAGCTCCTCATCTGCGTACATGCATGGTCCACCTAGCTAGGAGCAATCTTACTCATGGTATATCGTGTTGAATGAATTGTAGATATGGCAGTATTGTGTCCCAACTTGGACAACAAAAAATTGGGCTGCCAGCTCAAGGTGCCTAGTTAGAGGTTGCATCCTCAGTTGAAGTCCCTTTGAGTCTGTCTATCCAACATGCTCATAACTCATAACCATCTGAGTTGTTTTACGGCGGTTTTACCTCCATTGTTCAGCACACATTTCATAATGTTTGGTTGTTGGACTCTGGTCTCTCTAAGAAGAATAGATCGATGAGTCTGACAAGTGACAAATTAGCTAGGGAGGTGTAGTCACAATCAAGGTCCTGGAAACTAGGAATAGTCACCATATGTTGATATTATTAAGCACTGAGTTTGTTGTTGACCTTTGTAACTTTAATAGTTAAGAGATTCACCGGTCTCTACATCCAAAGTCTCGAGTATGAATCCTAATTTTGTCATTAGAAATGAGTTTTATACCAaaacgaaaaacaaaaacatagacAGCTTTTCACAGACTGTACGTAGTAGTCTAGTTGACCAAGTGTCCTGAATAAAGGGTCAAAAGAATGCAAACAGAAATACCTGCACATTTTCACACAGTGCAGAAGAGAAAGAAGCCACTGTGGATGATCAtgttgttggaaattttatgatttaaaattaaaatatattttatttatttctttatttgttttgggggttatttttattttgtgtttatttctctatttatggtttaacagttttatattttaaatatatgattattatttaaCCGTTATATGGTTTATGAGGCTAATTACGGTCATGGTTAGTGTGGCCTATATAAGGGTACATGGCTAGAGTTGGAAGGCATGTGTGGTTGGACATATTGTCGGATATGAAATGTCGAGATGGTCGGATACATAGGAGGGATATCATGAGAAGAAAAGGCACTCCACCATCATGCAACCACTCTAGCACAACACCCTAGCTATCTAAAGTCCTCTTcatattatacatatatctattttaagtatatacTATTTTGAGTGCACAGGTGATAAAGGTTCAATGGGGCTTCTTAGCTGCACGACGGAGCTCgaagagttgttgtatcttgggAGAAGTTCGTCAGTCAACCCTGTGCAGTAGGGGACGAATCTTCTCTTAGGACAGTGCTCTTACACGCCTCGACTCGATAAGTTTTTCTATATATAAAacctatatattatattatattattttcttactttatttcattttcttatctatattattattcttatttcccaagatattaccatgttattttgtgtttttattttacaGAAATTCCGTCCCATATTTTTTACAACACATGTTTCACTATTAGTGCAGGTTCTTGTCAATTATGCCTATTAATAACTTGAGGGATTCATACTTGTCTCCTGGTTAGTGGTATTTACATGTCTAAATCTCCTGAATATATGTAGGTTCTTCAAAACCTGTGATTCATATACTGTTTCTGCTGCTTTCACAACACAATCAATGCACCTATTTTCAACATCTGCAGCTTCCTCAGACATAGATTGACCTATTAATTAAATCAAAGTCAAGATTACAAAATGGTGAGAACCCATTTATAATTCTGTCACCATACATGCATGTCAGTCAACACTTCATGCATATCATCATTTCATAAATAATCTCAGTTCTTCCACAAGTGTAGAATCTTCAAACAAATCTGCTTTCACAACACAATGTGCCCCTATTTCCCATATCTGTTTTCCCTTAAATTACAGGTTCATCAGATACATTCTACtgttttagttttgaatttcaaGGGTTATACTACTATGCTGATCAGATATTCATATTTGTTTGGTGCTGAATTTCGAAGTGAAGGCTTGAAAAATGGTGAGAACTCAGTTGTGAATTCTCTCTTAGACACTGACTGTATATACAGCAAGACATGTAATTTCCACAGAAGAAGACTTAACTGCAGGGTCATACACTCCAAAAGACTTGCATTCTTCTTCAATGTGTAAACACTAGTGTAAATATGTCCCACCTTGCAATACAAGAAAGGAGAAAAGGATGGGCTTCACTCATGGTGGCAATTAAGTTGGAGGTTGCACCCTAAGTTTAAGAGGTTTTAGTTTGTCTATATATCTAACATGCTCATAACTCATAACCATGTTTGTTGTATAATTGTCTGACACTCTTACGTACAGAGGTCTAGTCAAAATCAATGTCCTGGAAACTAGGAGCCACCATTGCTAACCAAAATTTGGATATAGACAAAAAAGTAGTTCTATACTTCTATGGGTGAGGCCGGAAGGCATTTGATGAAAAGTAAGTAGAATATATTAGTGAGATTAGTGTGGGATATATAGAAAGAAATGTTTCTTATTATGATTATAGAAAAAGAAATCATGAGAAGAATGAATATGCAGTAGGGATGTGACAGCATGTTTACGATCAATTGTGCATTAATTCCAGCAAAACCCTTGCACCAGACAACACAATATTGCACTTAAAATAAGTACTAAACCAATACATGGCAGCTAAAGTTAGTGAGGCAATAGTATCTTTAGAGAGTTTAAAAATAGTTAGTTGGGTCCTGGACAAAACCCTGATTTGCTTATTCTCGGTGGGATCGAAAGAAGCGGTTTAATTTTTCTATCAGTTATCacattaaatattttttcatTGCATTATTGAGTTTTCAGAAAAGATTATAGTCCAAATGAAGTGTTGCATCTCCATTGATGTATGCATGTTTTACTTTAAGACTGAGATCCTACAAATGATCTTTAGGGCCACCAAACCCAGTGTGCAGTAGACACAACATGTGTAAGCAGCAAATTCTTAGTTACATATTGGAATGGTTTCTGTAAGCAGAAGAAATTGGGCCCTTTTCAGATGGAAATAGTGGCAATGAAAACTCTGACCCTCCCACGTGTTACTTTTAATGTTTCTGAGAAAATGTCTCTCCATAGAACAAGGGGTTGGAAAATACACACaggaaagaataaaaataaaaagaatttatAGTGTGCTGGATTCTCAGTCTGGTTTTGAAGGAAACCCAGTTGCTAATTTGAGTTTGTGGTAGCATTACTAAGTTGAAAACCCTCTTGGAAAATTTTTAATGAGCAGCATGGGGTACTCATGTGGGATGTTTTCTAGTCTCTATTTTGTGAGGTGATGAAAAAAGACTTATGTTTTCTAGTCTCTATTTTGTACTCGATGGATAAGCTTCTGTGATTTTCAAATACTTCATTTTGCAGATCATGCATGTCATTTAATTAACAGGCATACCTAAATTCACATAACATCGATCTGATGCCAATGTTAGAACTTTAACTATTTGATAACAGGTACAGATTGGGATTGTTTGAACTGTTATCTTCACAAGTTCAATTGTGATAATTCTGGCAGTCAAAGAAGCTGTTTAAGAAAAGTGATTGTACCATCTTCATGACACTGTCAAAGTCTGTATcatatcatttgtttttatgtaGAAAAACTCAACAATTAGTTTGGTTTGACAGCCAACATGTTTCTATTTATCAAACTGAATCAATGTATCTCTTGTAGATTAATTGAGTCGAGTTTAATGGGGTTCATATTTGTGTTGACTGAAATGCTTGAAGCCTGGAATGTGTAGGAACTATATAAGGCATGAAAATGAGATAGTTGGGCACCTATTTTCATACCAAATTTTTGTGGATGAAACGAGTTTGGGTACTTTTGCTAGGTGTAGAATTAGTAAATAACTAACTCACGTCTGTGCCATTATGACACAATCAGTCAATCAGGGGCATGCAAAGCCTAACTTTACAAACTTCATGACTTATTCACTTCAGAGGATCCGAATCCTAACTACATAGCTATCTGCTTAGTTAGGTTTAACTTCCACTAATGACATTATGTGCATCATGACAAGTTATCACTCAGACGTTTTGAACTGTATCCAAGCTTCTGATTATGCTCTACAGAGAGGACTCAACTGTAATTGTCATGAAGTTTGGGCTCTATGATATATCCATGTGCAATGCAACAGAAGCTTAAAGACATTGTTTATTTCAGCATAAATAGGGTCAACCTTAAGTTAACAATATTAAAGAGAATGGTAATATTGGAATTAGGCTATTCATCTCAAAGAGGGGGAGAGAGGAATGAGAAAATGAAGGTAGAGTGGGTATGGTGGAGTTGAATTGCGTTGTCTAAAATGGGTCCTACCCGTCTGATGATAGATGCTAGCAACAACTTGCCAATCTCAGGCGTTGGATTAGTGGACTTTTTCTTTAATGGGTTTGGGAGAAAGATGGTGTATTATGCTAATGCAGCACTAAACTTTAGAACTGTATACTTTAAGTAATTATTCTTATCTATATACTTTAAGTAATTATTCTTATCGGATCTAGtgtattattgctggtatgatcggaGTCAGAACATCTTGGTTCATGGGGAACCTTAGCACATGAAAATTGAAGAGCAGATGGAGAGTAGAGGATGAATATCTCAgatgaacacttgaaattaaATGATTGAAACAGTGAAAGTTTAAACTATGTACCaaaaaatggagagacaaacaAGTAACTTTGCGATTGAAATCGATCATTGGATTATAGTACAAAAGAACTGTATGgaactgaaaaaagaaagaagaagaaaaagagtcaTCATCCTCAGTTTACAGAATGCCCAAACACTGTACAAAATTTTGGAGAGGGCTGTCCCTGTACTAATCtgtctgtttcttttctttgtatATGATATACagtaatttttttgttcttttttctttttttctttttttcttttaaacttTCTTCACACCATGAATTTGAGGTTAACTAAGCACTGAGTCAGTCAATGAATGGTTAATCTGAACTGTTTAGAACGTCTGGGAAATGCATCGTCTATGGCCAGCGGTGGTTCTCTTCTTGTTCTGTTTCGTTTCGCATTTCCAGACGTTTCCAATATCTTGTGCTATTCTCATGGCGTCACATGAAGCACCAGAGAGCCCTCTCCTTGTGAACCCGACTGCATAGAGTCCGGCATTTCCTTTCCAGCCCTGTGGGAATGGCTGCTTTGGGAATCCGTTCTTGGAGAAAAATTCACCTTCCTGTAAACAATAACCAAATTAAAGATTAGTATCTTTGCACTTTCAAAGTTACTAAGCTTCTTTGCAAGCAAGCAAACAGACAAAAACAACAAGTTTTTCGAAACTTTTTCTCACCTGTAGCCAAGAAGGAACATTGCTGCGGTATCCTGTAGCTAGAACAACTGAATCAATGTCAAGAACTTCGCCGTCGACAAGCTCAACGCGGCCGTATGAGAATCTCTTGATTCCGGGAACGACTTTGATACCACCGGACTTGATTTTGTCTAGTGCTCCAATGTCAAGAACAGGGGTCTTTCCTTGTGTGTTCTTTAGCTCCAATGGGCCTACGGAAGGCCTGTTGAGCCCGTATTTCTCGATGCTTCCGAGTATCAACCATGAGAGAAGTAGGAGGAGCTTGTCAGCTAACCAGACTGGTAGCCATTTTAGCAAAAAGACCGCCAACTCGAATGTCGATTTTCCATAGATTTCTCTTGGCAAGACATGAACCTGAAACAGAGCAGAAGCTTATTAGAAACCGCTCCCAAATTATTTAACTTCAGTTTATCAGAGTTACTATATTGTCTCAAGTACTTACCGAGCTTCTAACGACCATGGAAGGGGAGGCATTGTGGTTGCAGAGGTCAAGAGAGAGTTCCATGCCGGAATTTCCACAACCGACGACAAGTACTTTCTGTCCCTTGTACTTCTCGCCGGACTTGTACTCACAAGCGTGGACAACTTCGCCGCCAAACTCGCTGAGTCCGTCGATGTCAGGCACCACACACTCGGCATTTTCGCCGGTGGCAACTATGAGCCACCTGCAGATGTACTCGACCTCTGATCGGGTTGACCCGGTTGTTGAAACTGTCTTGACCCTCCAGAAACCGCTGGTCTCGTCGTAGCGGGCTGATTGGACGGAGGAGTTGAATTTTGGGTTGATTTCAAAGTGTTTGGCGTATGATTCAAGGTAGTCGATGAATTGTCTCTTTGTTGGATACTCAGGGAAATCCTGAGGGAATGGAAGTTTAGGGAGTTGGCAAAATGCCTTGGGAAGATGAAGCTTGAGCCTGTCATAGGTGCGTTTTTGCCACAGTGAGGCTATGCACTCGGCTCTTTCAAGGACTTCGAATGGGACTCCTTGATCCCTGAGGCAAGCTGCCGTTGCCAAGCCAGATGGACCAGCTCCAACTATGACTGGTCCGTTGACCATGATGCAACGGCGAGCAAAGAAATCCTCATGATCCACTAAGCGAAACAAGTTCTCCATGTTGATCAAAGAAGTAGGTATCTCAAAGGAAATGAGTGATGGGTTTTCAAGTTTGAAGTGgttgctgttgttgttgttgaagaagaaaattaGAGAATATATTGTGAGAGAttttgaggttttgcaaatGAGGAGGTCTGTTAGAGAGAAGTAGATGATTGTtgagtttggtttggtttggaggGAGATGAAGGGTGAGGGTGCTTAAATAGAAGGATGCATGTGATACTAGTGTGTGAAGTTGATGCTGGGCTGCCTTTTGTGTTTTTTAATAATACTCAATATTTCCAACATTATATTATTAGATCTTACAACATTATTTTTGGACTATAATATTCAGAGACTTGagcatttttttttggaattattTTATTGGGATTATTCTTTTCTTGGGatagttttcacttttcaccACCACAAGAGATGAAGAGCTTTTTAATAGAGATTCTTTGT
Coding sequences:
- the LOC112173820 gene encoding probable indole-3-pyruvate monooxygenase YUCCA5, which gives rise to MENLFRLVDHEDFFARRCIMVNGPVIVGAGPSGLATAACLRDQGVPFEVLERAECIASLWQKRTYDRLKLHLPKAFCQLPKLPFPQDFPEYPTKRQFIDYLESYAKHFEINPKFNSSVQSARYDETSGFWRVKTVSTTGSTRSEVEYICRWLIVATGENAECVVPDIDGLSEFGGEVVHACEYKSGEKYKGQKVLVVGCGNSGMELSLDLCNHNASPSMVVRSSVHVLPREIYGKSTFELAVFLLKWLPVWLADKLLLLLSWLILGSIEKYGLNRPSVGPLELKNTQGKTPVLDIGALDKIKSGGIKVVPGIKRFSYGRVELVDGEVLDIDSVVLATGYRSNVPSWLQEGEFFSKNGFPKQPFPQGWKGNAGLYAVGFTRRGLSGASCDAMRIAQDIGNVWKCETKQNKKRTTAGHRRCISQTF